The Hemiscyllium ocellatum isolate sHemOce1 chromosome 1, sHemOce1.pat.X.cur, whole genome shotgun sequence DNA window AAGTCCATGTAGAGAATTTTTTTTGCAATTTCGAAAAATATATTCCACAAATGGAAATTTACCTCAAGGAGCTACGTGACATAGCCAACAGTGTTGACACGTGCAAGAGAGGTGTGAACATTGCCAATATCGCTGGGGCATCTGCAAATATTACAGGAGGACTTGTGGCCATTGGTGGATTAGTTGCTTCTCCTTTTACTTTTGGTGCATCTTTGGCTCTCACTGGGGTGGGAATTGGGCTGGGTGTAGCCGGTGGTGCCACTAACATTGGAGCTTCTATTTCTGATCATGTTATTCAAAACGGAAAAAGTAACAGAATAAAAGAAATCATAGATCTCTATAAAGAAGCCAGCGAAACCATGTCAGAGAGCTTGCGTCAGGCACAGGGGAGTATTGAAGTATCGATTAGAATGAGAGAGGAAACTATATCAAGAAGCTCAACGATTGGTGCAACTCAGGTTCTCAGTAAAAGCTTGAATGCTGTTCTTGTTGAGTCTTCACGTGTAACAGGAAATGCTTTAAAAGCAGCTAAAGTTGTGTCAGGAGTTCTGTCAGGAGTCCTTGTGGTATGGGATACGTATTGTTTGATAAAAGCTGCAAAGGACCTTCGTGAAGGAAGTAAGACTGAATTTGCTCGGGAAATAAGGAAAGCAGCTGATGCTATGGAGAAGGAAATAGAGGCATATAGAAAGGCTTATCGTAAAATAATGGATGCTCACTTTTGAACAAATGCTGGCTGATGGGTGAAGTTTCAAACTGCCAATGTTTGTAACATCTTTCCCCAAATCATTCGAAGCATTTCCTATTCTTTGAAAATTACTATGCTGATATTTCTTAATTCAGTTTTGAGTTCTGATGAGGATTAGTCGAGTGGGGAGTTGGATCGAAATAAAGTTGGACTCTTTCAAAGCTCTAGCTTGTACAAACCCTTCTGCAGATTTGTTATTGTGCCCACTGCATTAATTGTATTTTCTGAAAAGGTTTCAAATTAAAATCTTCATGTTTGTGTCTCAATGCCTGTGTCTCTTGACTTTCCATCCAAATTCAAACTTCCTTCAACACTGATGACACCCCCCCCATACATCTATCCCTTCATACATTAGAATTATCGAGACAAAACACTGATCCCTCCTAAAACACCCCCACTTGCTCCACCTCAGTCTCCTTCATTGAGATCATCCTTCACATCTCCCCCTGTTTGAGAAAACTGTGGTCAATCCTCCTAATGTTGCCTTCATTGGTTCCAGGTCAGTGACTTGGAGGGTGTCTAGCAGGTGGTGGTCTTCCCATGAATCTACTGCCCTTTCCCCTCTCAGTGAAAGTGGACaggggtttggaaagtgctgcctggGGATGCTTGGTAAATTcccgcagtgcatcttgtagatattacacactgcagttactgagcatcggtggagTGAggagatgtttgtggatatgatgcTCAGCAgacaggctgctttatcctggatggtgtcgagcttcatGATTAGTGCTGGAGCCGTTGGGTAGGATCTCCCCTGTTTCTTTAAAATTTTCTGGTTAGGTTGGGGTAAACAGATAGATACAGAAAGACAGAGTAAATGTAtccagccattcagcccttcaagccttcccctccattcaatgtgat harbors:
- the LOC132817733 gene encoding apolipoprotein L3-like, which codes for MEIYLKELRDIANSVDTCKRGVNIANIAGASANITGGLVAIGGLVASPFTFGASLALTGVGIGLGVAGGATNIGASISDHVIQNGKSNRIKEIIDLYKEASETMSESLRQAQGSIEVSIRMREETISRSSTIGATQVLSKSLNAVLVESSRVTGNALKAAKVVSGVLSGVLVVWDTYCLIKAAKDLREGSKTEFAREIRKAADAMEKEIEAYRKAYRKIMDAHF